Proteins from a genomic interval of Zingiber officinale cultivar Zhangliang chromosome 2A, Zo_v1.1, whole genome shotgun sequence:
- the LOC122041927 gene encoding TLC domain-containing protein At5g14285-like, which translates to MEAVIPGYWLLPYFFATFSMLYLFGYFLIFHKWNRKYRPEASSCFISLFHGTPAVFMAVLALRNEPIQGFASANTNFQNVVLDFSIGYFQVDLLHYLILLPGDHLFIAHHLATLFVFVTCRYLVAHGAFSLLVLLVLAEVTSACQNVWTLAGLRKGESVSAAKIYKILSPPFYTLYTLMRGLVGPVFFCRMSVYYLSGKATDEIPIWVSAAWIIVVGAAILVSILWIFNLWLEFFRVKENGEKKNS; encoded by the coding sequence ATGGAGGCTGTGATCCCTGGATACTGGTTACTTCCTTATTTTTTCGCAACCTTTTCTATGCTATATCTGTTTGGTTACTTCCTGATCTTTCACAAATGGAATCGAAAGTACCGTCCTGAAGCATCAAGTTGCTTCATTTCCCTGTTCCATGGTACCCCAGCTGTGTTCATGGCAGTTTTGGCACTTCGAAATGAACCTATTCAAGGATTTGCCTCCGCCAATACCAATTTCCAGAACGTCGTCCTCGACTTCAGCATTGGTTACTTCCAAGTTGATCTCCTTCACTACCTGATACTTCTCCCAGGGGACCATCTCTTCATTGCCCATCACTTGGCAACACTCTTCGTCTTCGTTACATGTCGTTACCTCGTTGCTCATGGTGCTTTCTCACTCCTGGTCCTTCTTGTGCTCGCGGAGGTTACTAGTGCTTGCCAAAACGTGTGGACACTGGCTGGACTGAGGAAAGGAGAGTCGGTCAGTGCAGCAAAGATATACAAAATATTGTCTCCTCCTTTCTATACTCTGTACACACTAATGAGGGGATTAGTTGGGCCAGTTTTCTTCTGCAGGATGAGCGTGTATTACTTGAGTGGGAAGGCTACTGATGAGATTCCCATCTGGGTTTCTGCTGCATGGATTATTGTGGTTGGTGCCGCGATTTTAGTTAGTATTTTGTGGATATTCAACTTATGGTTAGAGTTCTTCAGAGTGAAGGAGAATGGAGAGAAAAAGAACAGCTAG